In Desulfomicrobium escambiense DSM 10707, the genomic window CGCATGCCCAGGAACCAACGCCACGCGTACAGTACGGCCGCGCAGGCCAGCATGAGGAGATCGCGGCGCAGGGCGCTGCGGATTCCTGAGAAGGCTTCGGCCTCGGGATCGCCGGGACCGTAGCAGCCGCAATCGATGTCGAGCCCCATGTGCAGGCCCCAGGCGAGTACGGCGATGAAGACGAGGAGCATGAGGGTGATGAGGCCTAGGCTCCCGCGGATGTCGAAGATGAGGGCCACTGCCCCGAGGATTTCGAGCACCGGCAGGACGAAGGCCGCCGGCAGGACCAGAAAGCCCGGCAGGATGCCGAAGGCGTCGACGGTCGCCGCGAAGGTCATGGGGTTCTGGATCTTGATGGCTCCGGCAGTCAAAAAGGCCAGGGCGAGCCCCATGCGGACTGCGGAGTAGGAGAATGATTTCCAGGTAATGGAGAGCATGGAATACTCTCTGGCTTTTGGCAGTCCAGAGGTCAAATCGTTATTCCGGATCAAATCAAGCCAAAGTTATTGATAATTTTGATGCTGGCTCTGACGCTCTGCGGGCGGGGCGAGGGGAATGGGCGGAACGCCGGGCGCAAAGGCGCAGGGAGCGTGAAACACGGTCCACTGGCGCCCGTAGGGGTGAAATAGGCCCAGCTGGCTGGCATGCAGCAGGAGACCCGCGGGGTCGGCGTCCCCATCCGGGCCGTAGAGGTTGTCGCCCACGATGGGGTGACCGAGGCTGGCCATGTGCACCCGAAGCTGGTGCGAGCGTCCGGTGTGGGGCAGCAGGAGGACCAGGGTGGTCCGCGTGTCGCGTTGGAGCACGCGGTATTCCGTCAGGGCCGGCTTGCCGGTGGCATGGCAGACCATCTGCCGGGGGCGGTTGGGCCAGTCGCAGACCAGCGGCAGGTCCACGACGCCTTCATCCGGAGTGATGGAGCCTTCGACCCGTGCCAGGTAGGTCTTGCGCGTCAGCCGTTCCTGGAACTGTCGGCGCAGCTCGGACTCGGCCTTGCGTCGCGTGGCCACGACGAGGACGCCTGAGGTGCCCAGGTCCAGCCGGTGCACGGCCTGGGCGGCGGGGTGCAGCTCCCGCACCCGGGTCAGGGCCGAGTCGAAGAGCTCCGGGGTGCGGCCCGGCACGGACAACAGGCCGCCGGGCTTGTTGAGGACGACCATGTCCCGGTCCTCGTGGATGATGAC contains:
- a CDS encoding pseudouridine synthase; amino-acid sequence: MTLAPLRYEPPTEPRLVIIHEDRDMVVLNKPGGLLSVPGRTPELFDSALTRVRELHPAAQAVHRLDLGTSGVLVVATRRKAESELRRQFQERLTRKTYLARVEGSITPDEGVVDLPLVCDWPNRPRQMVCHATGKPALTEYRVLQRDTRTTLVLLLPHTGRSHQLRVHMASLGHPIVGDNLYGPDGDADPAGLLLHASQLGLFHPYGRQWTVFHAPCAFAPGVPPIPLAPPAERQSQHQNYQ
- a CDS encoding MauE/DoxX family redox-associated membrane protein — its product is MLSITWKSFSYSAVRMGLALAFLTAGAIKIQNPMTFAATVDAFGILPGFLVLPAAFVLPVLEILGAVALIFDIRGSLGLITLMLLVFIAVLAWGLHMGLDIDCGCYGPGDPEAEAFSGIRSALRRDLLMLACAAVLYAWRWFLGMRPVSFASKYQSVKTLIWKEECA